Proteins encoded together in one Janthinobacterium tructae window:
- a CDS encoding ABC transporter permease/M1 family aminopeptidase → MFAIARFEARQRLKLLSTWVYFAMFLALAMLWMAAAGGVFKEASISFGGKFLINAPRSLAFTCSLLGCFGAVVVAAMMGRSVQQDFEYGMQHFFFSAPIKKYQYVFGRFLGAYLVLAVVFSSIVIGAWLGAWLPGIDPERLGPQRALAYLMPYVFTLLPNLFIFGAIFFVIAALTRRMLPVYISSVVMLIGYLVAPSLARDLDYKTLAALIDPFGTTALIRLTEYWPNAERNTRLVTLEGVYLLNRAIWSGFALVALLLGYWRFQFHATTDAGASKRRSDGDVPLRLSSASLSTQEAPDFAQRNLAALLVKMSWLNLRETIKNIYFVVIVLAGVLTMYAGALDMGAIYGTNTYPVTEKVLDMISASFALFMLIITTFYAGELVWRERETSIHLMLDALPVPNWLPLLSKLFALIGLQALLSLVIMLCGMSIQVFKGYYRLDPGLYLESLFLSHLPYYALIAVLAIFLQVVINHKYLAYFAMILYHIASISFASLGLGDPLLLYASTPDFIYSAMNGAGHYVLRERWYLLYWSGVAIMLTVLSLLLWPRGAHDSWRIRLRLARHGLTQGVLASFAIGLLIFVGAGGVLFYVFHVANDYKSEFARDADRASVERQYRKFAATPQPKITDVKLDVAIYPAQRTLIVTGRYVLQNKTSLPISHIFVQQDPSATMRLRFDTRVHPGLDDGKLGFYSYRLAAPLAPGASLGLDFDVRYAPRGIFGLGQDTPVVANGTFFTNAVLPHIGYQPQLELTDPRDRKKHGLPARERALPRDDVRGLADNYVSMDADRINFDATVSTVDGQTAIAPGMLDNDWIAQGRHYFHYTMDQPILNFYAFQSARYAVRHERWQDVAIDVYYHPGHEYNLDRFVRGSKEALEYYTKNFGPYQHKVLRIVEFPRYATFAQSFPNTIPYSEGLGFIAKVDDKNPKDLDYPFYVTAHEVAHQWWAHQLVGGNTRGATVLSETLAEYSALMVMKKTTGPAKMRRFLRYDLNQYLMGRSEERKKELPLAENENQAYIHYHKGSLAMYLLQDMIGEDKVNGVLRELLKTYGQKGPPYASVTALVQGLRQVTPPEQAYLIDDLFEKIVLFDNRALSATATKRSDGKYAVTLKVQAGKLTAGEQGEEHDAPLHDWIEIGVDDANGHPLLRERLRMTAREASYTVIVGSRPGKAGIDPDNKLIDRKPDDNMVTVELDEP, encoded by the coding sequence ATGTTTGCCATCGCCCGCTTTGAAGCGCGACAGCGGCTCAAGCTGCTGTCCACCTGGGTGTATTTCGCCATGTTCCTGGCCCTGGCCATGCTGTGGATGGCTGCCGCCGGCGGCGTCTTCAAGGAAGCGAGCATCAGTTTCGGCGGCAAGTTCCTGATCAACGCACCGCGCTCGCTGGCGTTCACGTGCAGCCTGCTGGGCTGCTTCGGCGCCGTGGTGGTGGCCGCCATGATGGGCCGCTCGGTGCAGCAGGATTTCGAGTACGGCATGCAGCATTTCTTCTTCAGTGCGCCGATCAAAAAGTACCAGTATGTCTTTGGCCGCTTCCTCGGCGCCTATCTGGTGCTGGCGGTGGTGTTTTCCAGCATCGTCATCGGCGCCTGGCTGGGCGCCTGGCTGCCCGGCATCGATCCCGAACGGCTGGGGCCGCAGCGCGCGCTGGCCTATCTGATGCCGTATGTGTTTACCCTGCTGCCGAACCTGTTCATCTTCGGCGCCATCTTCTTCGTCATCGCGGCCCTGACGCGGCGCATGCTGCCCGTGTACATCAGCTCGGTGGTCATGCTGATCGGCTACCTGGTGGCGCCCTCGCTGGCGCGCGACCTCGACTACAAGACCCTGGCCGCCCTGATCGATCCCTTCGGCACCACGGCGCTGATACGCCTGACGGAATACTGGCCGAATGCGGAGCGCAACACGCGCCTGGTGACATTAGAGGGCGTGTACTTGCTGAACCGCGCCATCTGGTCCGGCTTCGCCCTGGTGGCCTTGCTGCTCGGCTACTGGCGCTTCCAGTTCCACGCCACGACGGACGCGGGCGCCAGCAAGCGCCGCAGCGACGGCGATGTGCCGCTGCGCCTGTCGAGCGCTTCGCTGTCCACGCAGGAAGCGCCTGATTTTGCGCAGCGCAACCTGGCCGCCCTGCTCGTCAAGATGAGCTGGCTGAACCTGCGCGAAACCATCAAGAACATCTATTTTGTCGTCATCGTGCTCGCTGGCGTGCTGACCATGTATGCGGGCGCGCTCGACATGGGTGCCATATACGGCACAAATACCTATCCGGTGACGGAAAAAGTGCTGGACATGATCAGCGCCTCGTTCGCCCTGTTCATGCTGATCATTACCACCTTCTATGCGGGCGAACTGGTGTGGCGCGAACGCGAGACCAGCATCCACCTGATGCTCGACGCCCTGCCCGTGCCGAACTGGCTGCCGCTGCTGTCAAAGCTGTTCGCCCTGATCGGCCTGCAGGCATTGCTGAGCCTGGTCATCATGCTGTGCGGCATGTCGATCCAGGTCTTCAAGGGCTATTACCGCCTTGACCCCGGCTTGTACCTGGAATCGCTGTTCCTGTCGCACCTGCCCTACTACGCACTGATCGCCGTGCTGGCCATCTTTTTGCAGGTAGTGATCAATCACAAGTACCTGGCGTATTTCGCCATGATTCTGTACCACATCGCCAGCATCAGCTTTGCCTCGCTGGGCCTGGGCGACCCGCTGCTGCTGTACGCCAGCACGCCGGATTTCATCTATTCGGCCATGAACGGCGCCGGCCACTATGTGTTGCGCGAGCGCTGGTACTTGCTGTACTGGAGCGGCGTGGCCATCATGCTGACGGTGCTGTCGCTGCTGCTCTGGCCCCGCGGCGCGCACGATAGCTGGCGCATCCGATTGCGCCTGGCGCGCCACGGCCTGACGCAAGGCGTGCTGGCCAGCTTTGCCATCGGCCTGTTGATTTTCGTGGGCGCCGGCGGCGTGCTGTTCTACGTCTTTCACGTGGCCAACGATTACAAGTCCGAATTCGCCCGCGATGCGGATCGCGCCAGCGTCGAGCGCCAGTACCGCAAGTTTGCCGCCACGCCGCAGCCGAAAATCACCGACGTGAAACTCGACGTGGCCATCTACCCGGCGCAGCGCACCCTCATCGTCACGGGCCGCTATGTGCTGCAAAACAAGACCAGCCTGCCGATCAGCCACATTTTTGTGCAGCAAGACCCCAGCGCCACCATGCGTCTGCGCTTTGACACGCGCGTGCACCCCGGCCTCGATGACGGCAAGCTGGGCTTTTACAGCTACCGCCTGGCCGCGCCGCTGGCGCCGGGCGCCAGCCTGGGCCTCGATTTCGACGTCCGCTACGCGCCGCGCGGCATCTTCGGCCTGGGCCAGGACACGCCCGTCGTGGCCAACGGCACCTTCTTCACGAATGCCGTGCTGCCGCACATCGGCTACCAGCCGCAGCTGGAATTGACGGACCCGCGCGACCGCAAGAAACACGGCTTGCCGGCGCGCGAACGGGCCTTGCCGCGCGACGATGTACGGGGACTGGCCGACAATTACGTCAGCATGGACGCCGACCGCATCAACTTTGACGCTACCGTCAGCACCGTCGACGGCCAGACGGCCATCGCGCCGGGCATGCTGGACAACGACTGGATCGCCCAGGGCCGCCATTACTTCCATTACACGATGGACCAGCCTATCCTGAATTTCTACGCGTTCCAGTCGGCCCGCTACGCCGTCAGGCACGAGCGCTGGCAGGATGTGGCCATCGACGTGTATTACCATCCTGGCCATGAATACAACCTCGATCGTTTCGTGCGTGGCAGCAAGGAAGCGCTCGAGTACTACACGAAAAACTTCGGCCCCTACCAGCACAAGGTCTTGCGCATCGTGGAATTCCCCCGCTATGCCACGTTTGCGCAGTCGTTCCCGAACACGATTCCGTATTCGGAAGGCCTGGGATTCATCGCCAAGGTGGACGACAAGAACCCGAAGGACCTCGACTATCCGTTCTACGTCACGGCGCATGAAGTGGCGCACCAGTGGTGGGCGCATCAATTGGTGGGCGGCAACACGCGCGGCGCCACCGTGCTCAGCGAAACCCTGGCCGAGTATTCGGCCCTGATGGTGATGAAAAAAACCACGGGGCCGGCCAAGATGCGCCGCTTCCTGCGCTATGACCTGAATCAATACCTGATGGGGCGCAGCGAAGAGCGCAAGAAGGAGCTGCCGCTGGCCGAGAATGAAAACCAGGCCTACATCCATTACCACAAGGGCAGCCTGGCCATGTATTTGCTGCAGGATATGATCGGCGAAGACAAGGTCAACGGCGTGCTGCGCGAGCTGCTGAAGACGTATGGCCAGAAGGGGCCGCCGTATGCGAGCGTGACGGCGCTGGTGCAGGGCTTGCGCCAGGTCACGCCGCCCGAGCAGGCTTACCTGATCGATGACCTGTTCGAGAAAATCGTGCTGTTCGACAACCGTGCGCTGTCGGCCACGGCCACCAAACGCAGCGATGGCAAGTACGCCGTCACCCTCAAGGTGCAGGCGGGTAAATTGACGGCCGGCGAACAGGGAGAGGAACACGATGCGCCCCTGCATGACTGGATCGAGATCGGTGTCGACGACGCGAATGGCCATCCGCTGCTGCGCGAACGCCTGCGCATGACGGCGCGAGAAGCGAGCTACACCGTCATTGTCGGCAGCCGGCCCGGCAAGGCGGGCATTGATCCCGACAACAAGTTGATCGACCGCAAGCCGGATGACAATATGGTGACCGTCGAGCTCGACGAACCATGA
- the rpsI gene encoding 30S ribosomal protein S9: MIGNYNYGTGRRKSAVARVFIKVGTGLIVVNGKPANEYFSRETGLMVIRQPLELTGNVERFDIKVNVHGGGESGQAGAVRHGITRALIDYDAALKPELAKAGFVTRDAREVERKKVGLRKARRAKQFSKR, translated from the coding sequence ATGATCGGTAATTACAATTATGGAACCGGCCGTCGCAAAAGTGCAGTGGCTCGGGTTTTTATCAAAGTTGGCACAGGCTTGATCGTTGTTAACGGCAAACCAGCAAACGAATACTTTTCGCGCGAAACGGGTCTGATGGTCATCCGTCAACCTCTGGAACTGACCGGCAATGTCGAGCGTTTCGACATCAAAGTCAACGTCCATGGCGGCGGTGAGTCGGGCCAGGCTGGTGCAGTTCGTCACGGCATCACCCGCGCTCTGATCGACTACGATGCAGCGTTGAAACCGGAACTGGCTAAAGCCGGCTTCGTAACACGCGATGCACGTGAAGTCGAGCGTAAAAAAGTTGGTCTGCGCAAAGCACGTCGCGCAAAGCAATTCTCGAAGCGTTAA
- a CDS encoding OsmC family protein: MECKVSWNGPSGMSFRAETGSGHLVTMDGAPDGGGHNLAPRPMEMVLLGTGGCTAYDVVLILKRGREAVSGCEVTLKAERAETDPKVFTKIHFHFTVRGKALKPTAVERAVTLSHDKYCSASIMLAKTAEITHSFEIIEE; this comes from the coding sequence ATGGAATGCAAAGTCAGCTGGAATGGCCCGTCGGGCATGAGTTTTCGGGCAGAAACCGGCTCCGGCCACCTGGTGACCATGGATGGCGCGCCCGATGGCGGCGGCCACAACCTGGCACCACGCCCCATGGAAATGGTCTTGCTGGGCACGGGCGGCTGCACCGCCTATGACGTGGTGCTGATCCTGAAACGCGGGCGCGAAGCCGTCAGTGGCTGCGAAGTGACCCTGAAGGCCGAACGCGCCGAGACCGACCCGAAAGTGTTTACCAAGATCCACTTCCATTTCACCGTGCGGGGCAAGGCCCTGAAACCGACGGCCGTGGAACGGGCCGTGACTTTGTCGCACGACAAATATTGCTCGGCGTCGATCATGCTGGCGAAAACTGCCGAGATCACGCACTCGTTCGAGATCATCGAGGAATGA
- the rplM gene encoding 50S ribosomal protein L13, translating to MKTFSAKGHEVQRDWFVVDATDKVLGRVASEVALRLRGKHKPEFTPHVDTGDFIVVINAGKLRVTGTKATEKIYYRHSGYPGGIYETNFQKMQQRFPGRALEKAVKGMLPKGPLGYAMIKKLKVYAEGSHPHAAQQPKALVL from the coding sequence ATGAAAACATTTTCCGCTAAAGGACATGAAGTCCAGCGCGATTGGTTCGTGGTTGACGCGACGGACAAAGTCCTCGGACGTGTTGCCAGCGAAGTGGCACTCCGACTGCGCGGCAAACACAAACCAGAATTTACTCCTCACGTCGATACCGGCGACTTTATCGTCGTCATCAACGCAGGCAAACTGCGTGTGACCGGTACCAAAGCTACTGAGAAAATTTACTACCGTCACTCTGGCTATCCAGGCGGCATCTACGAAACCAACTTCCAGAAAATGCAACAGCGTTTTCCAGGTCGCGCGCTTGAGAAAGCGGTCAAGGGCATGCTGCCTAAAGGCCCACTCGGCTACGCAATGATCAAGAAGCTGAAAGTGTACGCGGAAGGTTCCCATCCGCACGCTGCTCAGCAACCTAAAGCACTTGTTCTCTAA
- a CDS encoding ABC transporter ATP-binding protein, with amino-acid sequence MELQIRKLSKTYANGVVALDNVSLTIPPGMFGLLGPNGAGKSTLMRTLATLQECDSGSIFFGDYDVLDDKDEIRRMLGYLPQDFGLYPKVTAYELLDHFAMLKGLSQRARRREVVDGLLQQTNLFDVRHQRLGSFSGGMRQRFGIAQALLGDPKLIIVDEPTAGLDPQERVRFHNLLSDIGEDKTVILSTHIVSDVADLCANMAIINKGHLLLCGKTQELIDEVSCKIWARFVDKKELASFQQRHAVISTRLLSGRTLIHVYSDDDPGDGFEEAIGDLEDLYFATIAGRHRVAPQCD; translated from the coding sequence ATGGAATTGCAGATTCGCAAATTGTCGAAGACCTACGCGAATGGCGTGGTGGCGCTGGATAACGTGTCGCTGACGATACCGCCCGGGATGTTTGGCTTGCTGGGCCCGAATGGCGCCGGCAAGTCGACCCTGATGCGCACCCTGGCCACCCTGCAGGAGTGCGATTCCGGCTCCATCTTCTTCGGCGACTACGACGTGCTCGACGACAAGGACGAGATCCGCCGCATGCTGGGCTACCTGCCGCAAGACTTCGGCCTGTATCCGAAGGTGACGGCGTATGAACTGCTCGACCACTTCGCCATGTTAAAAGGACTGTCGCAGCGGGCGCGCCGGCGCGAAGTCGTCGATGGCCTGTTGCAGCAAACCAATTTGTTCGACGTGCGCCACCAGCGCCTGGGCAGCTTTTCCGGCGGCATGCGCCAGCGCTTCGGCATCGCGCAAGCCCTGCTGGGCGACCCGAAACTGATCATCGTCGACGAGCCGACGGCCGGCCTCGACCCGCAGGAGCGCGTGCGCTTCCATAATCTGCTGTCCGATATCGGCGAAGACAAGACGGTGATCCTGTCGACCCACATCGTCTCCGACGTGGCCGACCTGTGCGCCAACATGGCCATCATCAACAAGGGCCATTTGCTGCTGTGCGGCAAGACCCAGGAACTGATCGACGAAGTCAGCTGCAAGATCTGGGCGCGTTTTGTCGACAAGAAAGAGCTGGCCAGCTTCCAGCAGCGCCACGCCGTCATTTCCACGCGCTTGCTGTCGGGCCGCACCCTGATCCACGTCTACAGCGACGACGACCCGGGCGACGGCTTCGAGGAAGCCATCGGCGACCTGGAAGATCTGTATTTCGCCACCATTGCCGGGCGCCACCGCGTTGCCCCGCAGTGCGACTGA
- a CDS encoding ABC transporter permease produces the protein MWTIYLKELLELTRDRKTLIFTILIPIFAMPLIFGGFAYVSSNMFKNAKTAEMRYALFGKDHSPGLSARFAQQHNLREVPLASEGDIRRAIGDDSIKFAVVIPPRFEEALQQHQQAKVTLHYNSASTVDVTQQRVREIVEAYNASLRESALSALNLSPAQLAFALHPIVLDKQSTANEREQMGAIVGGMLPYLLLMVCLTAAMYPAIDLGAGEKERGTLETLLLAPVPRSAIVLAKFLVLFTVGMTSAVLMVGSMGALLAIFGSSLEGNMAVMVRSIGLPDLAMVTLMLVPTAAIFASLLLSISIYAKSYKEAAGMITPLMMFVILPTVAAMLPGVELNWIWAMVPLTNVSLAMKELVKGTMDYRMFGVILASTTVIAGALLMLCRWWFNRESVLFRN, from the coding sequence ATGTGGACCATTTATCTGAAAGAGTTGCTGGAGCTCACGCGCGACCGCAAGACGCTGATTTTCACCATCCTCATCCCCATCTTTGCCATGCCGCTGATCTTTGGCGGCTTCGCTTACGTTTCAAGCAATATGTTCAAGAACGCCAAGACGGCGGAAATGCGCTACGCGCTGTTCGGCAAGGATCATTCGCCGGGCTTGAGCGCGCGTTTTGCGCAGCAGCACAATCTGCGCGAAGTGCCGCTGGCCAGCGAAGGCGACATCCGCCGCGCCATCGGCGACGACAGCATCAAGTTCGCCGTCGTCATTCCGCCCCGGTTTGAAGAAGCGCTGCAGCAACACCAGCAAGCCAAGGTCACTCTGCATTACAACAGCGCCAGCACGGTCGACGTGACCCAGCAGCGGGTGCGCGAGATCGTCGAGGCCTACAACGCCAGCCTGCGTGAAAGCGCGCTGTCGGCCCTGAACCTGAGTCCGGCCCAACTGGCCTTCGCCCTGCACCCCATCGTGCTCGACAAGCAGTCGACGGCCAACGAGCGCGAGCAGATGGGTGCCATCGTCGGCGGCATGCTGCCCTATCTGCTGCTGATGGTGTGCCTGACGGCAGCCATGTACCCGGCCATCGACCTGGGCGCCGGCGAAAAGGAGCGGGGTACCCTGGAAACCCTGCTGCTGGCACCGGTGCCGCGCAGCGCCATCGTGCTGGCCAAGTTCCTCGTGCTGTTTACGGTGGGCATGACGTCGGCCGTGCTGATGGTGGGCAGCATGGGCGCCCTGCTGGCCATCTTCGGCAGTTCCCTGGAAGGCAACATGGCCGTCATGGTGCGCAGCATCGGCTTGCCCGACCTGGCCATGGTGACCCTGATGCTGGTGCCGACAGCCGCCATCTTTGCCTCGCTGCTGCTGTCGATCTCGATCTACGCAAAAAGCTACAAGGAAGCGGCCGGCATGATCACGCCTTTGATGATGTTCGTCATCCTGCCCACCGTGGCGGCCATGCTGCCCGGCGTCGAGCTGAACTGGATATGGGCCATGGTGCCGCTGACGAATGTGTCGCTGGCCATGAAGGAGCTGGTCAAGGGCACCATGGATTACCGCATGTTCGGCGTGATCCTGGCCTCGACCACGGTGATCGCGGGCGCGCTGCTGATGCTGTGCCGCTGGTGGTTCAACCGGGAGTCGGTTTTGTTCCGTAACTGA
- the coq7 gene encoding 2-polyprenyl-3-methyl-6-methoxy-1,4-benzoquinone monooxygenase has product MTANRHFDPLDRLIVGADKALRVIAGVASASRPTPAAHAPDAELSPAEQRHSAGLMRVNHVGEVCAQALYNSQARYAHSPAIRAQFDEAGREEEDHLAWTAQRLTELGSRLSLLNPLWYAGSFALGTIAARMGDGRSLGFVVETERQVEAHLASHLQELPPQDAKSRAIVKQMAIDEVEHGAAAQRLGAIDTPAPVKALMGLMGKVMTKTAYYL; this is encoded by the coding sequence ATGACCGCGAACCGCCATTTTGACCCCCTGGATCGTTTGATTGTTGGTGCCGACAAGGCCTTGCGCGTCATCGCGGGCGTGGCTTCTGCCTCGCGCCCCACTCCGGCCGCGCACGCGCCCGATGCGGAGCTGAGTCCGGCCGAGCAGCGCCACAGCGCCGGCTTGATGCGCGTCAACCACGTGGGCGAAGTGTGCGCACAAGCCCTGTACAACTCGCAGGCGCGCTATGCGCACAGCCCGGCCATCCGTGCCCAGTTCGACGAGGCGGGACGCGAAGAGGAAGACCATCTGGCATGGACGGCGCAGCGCCTGACGGAGCTGGGCTCGCGTCTGAGCCTGCTCAACCCTTTGTGGTATGCGGGTTCCTTTGCGCTGGGCACCATCGCCGCGCGCATGGGCGACGGCCGCAGCCTGGGTTTCGTGGTGGAAACGGAGCGCCAGGTGGAAGCGCACCTGGCCAGCCACTTGCAGGAATTGCCGCCGCAGGACGCCAAGTCGCGCGCCATCGTCAAGCAGATGGCCATCGATGAAGTGGAACACGGCGCCGCCGCGCAGCGATTGGGCGCCATCGACACCCCGGCGCCGGTGAAGGCGCTGATGGGCCTCATGGGCAAAGTGATGACAAAAACGGCGTATTACCTGTAG
- a CDS encoding catalase — MRQQPPFSTASGIPVADNQNSISAGPRGPLLLQDFHLIEKLQHFNRERIPERVVHAKGSGAYGTFTVTHDISRYTKAKLFAEVGKQTATFARFSTVGGERGSADTERDPRGFAVRFYTEEGNWDLVGNNTPMFFIKDPIKFPDFVHTQKRDPHSNLKSAEMMFDFWSHAPESLHQVTMLFSDRGTPDGYRHMDGFGSHTYSLINAEGQRVYVKWHFKTRQGIKNLPAAEAGRLAGADPDYAQRDLFGAIERGDFPQWEVKLQVATQEQLDAWEQRTGWNPFDLTKVWPHADFPLLPVGIFELNRNPDNYHAEVEQAAFSPANAVPGMGYSPDKMLQGRLFAYHDAQLYRVGTNHQHLPVNAARCPFHNQQRDGGMAIHNGGAAQNYANVAAAGTQPQGLGHGEPALALDGGAARYDGRGVEDDYTQAGNLFRLMSVQAQQNLFDNLAGPLSLVRPETLQRQLAHFDQADPAYGAGVRAALQARGAAQ, encoded by the coding sequence ATGCGCCAACAGCCGCCATTCAGTACCGCCTCGGGCATCCCCGTCGCCGACAACCAGAATTCCATCAGCGCCGGCCCCCGCGGCCCGCTGCTGCTGCAAGACTTCCACCTGATCGAAAAACTCCAGCATTTCAACCGCGAGCGCATTCCCGAACGCGTGGTACATGCAAAAGGCTCGGGCGCCTACGGCACCTTTACCGTCACGCACGACATCTCGCGTTACACCAAGGCCAAATTGTTTGCCGAAGTGGGCAAGCAGACGGCCACCTTCGCGCGTTTTTCCACCGTCGGTGGCGAACGCGGCAGTGCCGATACGGAACGCGACCCGCGCGGCTTCGCCGTGCGTTTTTATACGGAAGAGGGCAACTGGGATCTCGTTGGCAACAATACGCCCATGTTCTTCATCAAGGACCCGATCAAGTTCCCCGACTTTGTCCACACGCAAAAGCGCGATCCGCACAGCAACTTGAAATCGGCCGAGATGATGTTCGACTTCTGGAGCCATGCGCCGGAAAGCCTGCACCAGGTCACCATGCTGTTTTCGGACCGCGGCACGCCGGACGGCTATCGTCACATGGATGGCTTCGGCAGCCACACGTATAGCCTGATCAATGCCGAGGGCCAGCGCGTGTACGTGAAATGGCATTTCAAGACGCGCCAGGGCATCAAGAACCTGCCTGCGGCGGAAGCGGGCCGCCTGGCCGGTGCCGACCCCGACTACGCCCAGCGCGACCTGTTCGGCGCCATTGAACGCGGTGATTTCCCGCAGTGGGAAGTCAAGCTGCAAGTGGCGACGCAGGAGCAACTCGATGCATGGGAGCAGCGCACGGGCTGGAACCCGTTCGACCTGACGAAAGTGTGGCCGCACGCCGACTTCCCGCTGCTGCCGGTGGGTATTTTCGAGCTGAACCGCAACCCGGACAATTACCACGCGGAAGTCGAGCAGGCGGCCTTTTCGCCGGCCAATGCCGTGCCGGGCATGGGCTACTCGCCGGACAAGATGCTGCAAGGCCGGCTGTTCGCCTACCACGACGCCCAGCTGTACCGGGTCGGCACGAACCACCAGCATCTGCCCGTGAATGCGGCCCGCTGCCCCTTCCACAACCAGCAGCGCGACGGCGGCATGGCGATCCACAATGGCGGTGCGGCGCAGAATTACGCGAACGTGGCGGCGGCAGGCACGCAGCCGCAAGGGCTGGGCCATGGTGAACCGGCGCTGGCGCTCGACGGCGGCGCGGCCCGCTATGATGGGCGCGGCGTGGAAGACGATTACACGCAGGCCGGCAATCTGTTCCGTCTGATGTCCGTCCAGGCGCAGCAGAACCTGTTCGACAACCTGGCCGGTCCCTTGAGTCTGGTGCGGCCGGAAACCTTGCAGCGTCAACTGGCCCACTTCGACCAGGCCGATCCGGCCTATGGCGCCGGTGTGCGGGCCGCCTTGCAGGCGCGCGGCGCGGCGCAGTAA
- a CDS encoding ATP-binding cassette domain-containing protein: protein MIEVKHLAKRFRMPPHKGKGVHVSDPREHDGWFHAVRDVSFSCSPGEVLGLLGPNGAGKTTTLRLLSTALQADAGSALVNGVDVLRQPLVARQSIGFLSGSTGLYGRLTARENVEYFGRLHGMPADKLKRRCDELFALLQMEEYGGKRADQLSTGMKQKCAIARTVVHEPQVVILDEPTTGLDVMSAKILLDFIASYKALRVPLIFSTHHLHEVEKLCDRVCIINRGTTAFNGTVSELRHLGGSADLYDAFVSVINQGT from the coding sequence ATGATTGAAGTCAAGCACCTGGCAAAACGTTTCCGCATGCCGCCCCACAAGGGCAAGGGCGTGCACGTCAGCGATCCGCGCGAACATGATGGCTGGTTTCACGCCGTGCGCGACGTCAGTTTCAGCTGCTCCCCGGGCGAGGTGCTGGGCCTGCTGGGCCCGAATGGCGCCGGCAAGACCACCACCCTGCGCCTGCTGTCGACGGCCCTGCAAGCGGACGCGGGCAGCGCCCTCGTCAACGGCGTCGATGTGCTGCGGCAACCGCTGGTGGCGCGCCAGAGCATCGGTTTCCTGTCCGGCTCGACGGGCTTGTATGGGCGCCTGACGGCGCGCGAGAACGTGGAATACTTCGGCCGCCTGCACGGCATGCCAGCCGACAAGCTGAAACGCCGTTGCGACGAACTGTTTGCCCTGCTGCAGATGGAGGAATACGGCGGCAAGCGGGCCGATCAGTTGTCGACCGGCATGAAACAGAAGTGCGCGATCGCCCGCACCGTGGTGCACGAGCCGCAGGTGGTGATCCTCGACGAGCCGACCACGGGCCTCGATGTGATGTCGGCCAAGATCCTGCTCGACTTCATCGCCAGCTACAAGGCGCTGCGAGTGCCGCTGATCTTTTCCACGCACCATCTGCACGAGGTGGAAAAGCTGTGCGACCGCGTCTGCATCATCAACCGCGGCACCACCGCCTTCAACGGCACGGTCAGCGAACTGCGCCACCTGGGCGGCAGTGCCGATCTGTACGACGCCTTTGTCAGCGTCATCAACCAGGGAACCTGA
- a CDS encoding DsbA family protein — protein MPTLHYIFDPLCGWCYGAAPLVEAARAVPGLTVAFHGGGMMTGSNRRQITPEWRGYVLPHDRRIEQLSGQPFGDAYVNGLLNDTTAMMDSAPPITAILAAEVLAGKGLDMLQRVQRAHYVDGLRIADLPVLLALAQELGLDGAAFQAQYARQAGAATQQHIAASRALLAQVGGQGFPTFVLDDGSGKLSVIDIGGVLGQPAKLQAQLGDVCDAHGCSL, from the coding sequence ATGCCCACACTGCACTACATTTTCGATCCCCTGTGCGGCTGGTGCTACGGCGCCGCGCCGCTGGTCGAGGCGGCGCGCGCCGTGCCCGGCCTGACGGTGGCCTTCCACGGCGGCGGCATGATGACGGGCAGCAATCGCCGCCAGATCACGCCCGAATGGCGCGGCTATGTGTTGCCGCATGACCGGCGCATCGAGCAACTGTCGGGTCAGCCCTTCGGCGACGCCTATGTCAACGGCTTGCTGAACGACACCACGGCCATGATGGATTCCGCACCGCCGATCACGGCCATCCTGGCGGCGGAAGTCCTGGCCGGCAAGGGCCTGGACATGCTGCAGCGCGTGCAGCGCGCCCATTACGTGGACGGCTTGCGCATCGCCGACCTGCCCGTGCTGCTGGCGCTGGCGCAAGAACTGGGCCTGGATGGCGCCGCCTTCCAGGCCCAGTATGCGCGGCAGGCGGGCGCCGCCACGCAGCAGCACATCGCTGCCAGCCGCGCCTTGCTGGCACAGGTGGGCGGGCAGGGCTTTCCCACGTTCGTGCTCGACGATGGCAGCGGCAAGTTGTCCGTGATCGATATCGGGGGGGTTTTGGGCCAGCCGGCGAAGCTACAGGCGCAATTGGGCGACGTATGCGATGCCCACGGTTGTTCATTGTAA